A segment of the Promicromonospora sukumoe genome:
CTCGAAGACCGTGCCCCACTCGGTCTCGATGGTGTGCACCTCGGCGCCGGCGCGGGCTCCGATCTCGGCCAGCAGGTGCCCGAACCGGCCGAACACCGGCACGAGCACGCGGTCGCCCGGCTCCAGCAGGGACACGAGCGCCGCCTCGATGCCAGCACGGGAGGTGCCGTCCACGAGCAGCGTCTGCTCGTTGGCGGTGTCCCAGACCGTGCGCCACAGCACCATGGCCTCGGTCATCGTGTCGGTCATGAACGGGTCGAACTGGCCGACGAGCGGTGCGGCCATGGCGCGCAGCACGCGCGGGTCGGCGTCGACGGGGCCCGGCCCCATGAGAAGCCGGGCCGGCGGGTGGATCTGGGTCATGCGGGCCTCCTGAGCAGCGTCCCCCGGCTTCCTGCGCTGGTCGAGCTTGTCGAGACCCGGGTCTCGACAAGCTCGACCAGCGGCACGACGGCCCCCTGGACCGTCAGGCCGTCGTACGCGCTGATCTTGTTCTTGTGCGCCATCTCGGCGGCGCGGAAGGTCGTGGTCGCCTCGGGGTCGTAGACGACCAGGTCGGCCGCGGCGCCCTCGGCGATCACGCCCTTGCGGCGCGGTCCCCGGTCGAGACCCACGAGCGCGGCGGTGTTCGCCGAGGTCCAGCGGGCGACGTCGGTCAGGGGGACGCCCCGCCCGCGGGCGGCGTCGGCCAGCGCGAGGAAGCCCGCCTGGAGGCCCGATATGCCGCCCCAGGCGGACTGCAGGTCCGCCTCGCCGGGCGGACGGCCGCCGGACTTCTCCTCGGCGGTGGCTGGCGAGTGGTCGCTGACAACGCAGTCGATGATCCCCGCGCGCAGGCCCTCCCAGAGCGCGTCCTGGTTGCCCCGGTCGCGGATGGGTGGGCAGCACTTGAAGGCCGCGTCGCCGTCCGGCACGTGCTCGGCGTCGAGCACCAGGTAGTGGTGGCAGGTCTCGACGGTGACGGGCAGGCCCTCGTCCTTGGCCTCCTGCAGCAGGTCGAGCGCCCGCGCGGAGGACAGGTGCAGCACGTGGGTGCGCGTGCCGGTCTCGCGGACGGCGTCGAGCAGGCCGGCGATCGCCGCCGTCTCGGCGTCGTGCGGACGGGAAGCCAGGAAGTCCGCGTAGGCGCGGCCGCTCCGCTGCGGGGCCGCCGCGAGCGCCGCCGGGTCCTCGGCGTGGACGATGAGCAACCCGCCGAAGCGCGTGATCCGGTCCATCGCGGCCACGAGCTCGTCGGGGCCGAGCGGCGGGAACTCGGGTACGCCGGAGTCGGCGAGGAAGCACTTGAAGCCGAAGACGCCGGCGTCCCAGAGAGGCTCCAGGTCCTCGACGTTGCCGGGCACCGCGCCACCCCAGAAGCCGACGTCGCAGTGCAGCTCGCCGCGGTCACGGACCGCCTCGGCGGCGGCGCGCTTGGCCTCCAGCGCGGCGACGTTCGTGGTGGGCGGGAGCGAGTTGAGCGGCATGTCGACGATCGTGGTGACGCCGCCGAGCGCGGCGGCGCGCGTCGCGGACGCGAATCCCTCCCACGCGGTGCGACCGGGCTCGTTGACGTGCACGTGCGTGTCGACGACGCCGGGCAGCACCACCTTGTCGCCCAGATCCACGACCTCCGGGGGCGGCTCGGGGACGGCGCCCAGCACCTCGCCGAACACGTCGTCGGCGGGCTTGAG
Coding sequences within it:
- the allB gene encoding allantoinase AllB produces the protein MSLVLASERVLVEGELRPAVLRLDGDRIDQVWWGTSDPAAVLKPADDVFGEVLGAVPEPPPEVVDLGDKVVLPGVVDTHVHVNEPGRTAWEGFASATRAAALGGVTTIVDMPLNSLPPTTNVAALEAKRAAAEAVRDRGELHCDVGFWGGAVPGNVEDLEPLWDAGVFGFKCFLADSGVPEFPPLGPDELVAAMDRITRFGGLLIVHAEDPAALAAAPQRSGRAYADFLASRPHDAETAAIAGLLDAVRETGTRTHVLHLSSARALDLLQEAKDEGLPVTVETCHHYLVLDAEHVPDGDAAFKCCPPIRDRGNQDALWEGLRAGIIDCVVSDHSPATAEEKSGGRPPGEADLQSAWGGISGLQAGFLALADAARGRGVPLTDVARWTSANTAALVGLDRGPRRKGVIAEGAAADLVVYDPEATTTFRAAEMAHKNKISAYDGLTVQGAVVPLVELVETRVSTSSTSAGSRGTLLRRPA